One Candidatus Binatia bacterium genomic region harbors:
- a CDS encoding alcohol dehydrogenase catalytic domain-containing protein: MRGIVYHGAGDMRVESVPDPKPQDARSAIVRVEATAICGSDLHLYHGLMMTDGPFTVGHEFIGEVVEVGSEVRNFKSGDRVIVAGVIGCGDCDSCRRGEVVRCLNHMNRVFGVMPDLPGGQAEAVAVPGADYSMTLMPDGISEEQAVLLTDILPTGFFGAKSARINPGDTVAILGAGPVGIQALICAQLYGPSRIIVVDPVPERRALAVSLGAEAVTPDNALMHVIEATGGQGADAVIEAVGAQETIHSGMMLARPGAVLAVIGVNLEMDFPLPMPLAVTKDLTMAFGVVPVPEFWPALIPLLQSGRIRPEAVFSHRLGLSEGAEAYRRFDKREDGFMKVLLDPTS; encoded by the coding sequence ATGCGCGGCATTGTGTATCACGGAGCAGGAGACATGCGGGTCGAGTCGGTACCCGATCCCAAGCCACAGGACGCTCGCAGTGCGATCGTGCGGGTCGAGGCAACGGCAATCTGTGGATCGGATCTGCATCTATACCATGGCCTGATGATGACCGATGGGCCGTTTACAGTCGGCCATGAGTTCATCGGTGAGGTGGTCGAGGTTGGCTCCGAGGTGAGGAACTTCAAGAGCGGCGACCGCGTCATCGTCGCCGGCGTCATTGGTTGCGGCGACTGCGATAGTTGCCGCCGCGGTGAAGTGGTCCGGTGCCTGAACCATATGAACCGCGTTTTTGGCGTCATGCCGGATCTACCCGGCGGTCAGGCTGAAGCGGTCGCTGTGCCCGGGGCGGATTATTCCATGACGCTGATGCCCGATGGGATCTCCGAGGAGCAGGCGGTCCTTCTCACCGATATTTTGCCGACGGGATTTTTCGGGGCGAAATCGGCACGGATTAACCCCGGTGACACCGTAGCCATCCTGGGTGCCGGCCCGGTTGGCATTCAGGCGCTTATTTGTGCGCAACTCTACGGACCGTCGCGCATTATCGTCGTGGACCCTGTGCCCGAGAGGCGAGCGCTTGCGGTATCGCTGGGTGCCGAGGCCGTGACGCCGGACAATGCACTGATGCACGTGATCGAAGCGACCGGTGGGCAAGGGGCGGATGCCGTGATCGAAGCGGTTGGCGCTCAGGAGACGATCCACTCCGGCATGATGCTCGCGCGCCCCGGAGCGGTGCTGGCGGTGATCGGTGTGAATCTGGAAATGGATTTTCCCTTGCCGATGCCATTGGCGGTGACCAAGGATCTGACCATGGCGTTCGGCGTGGTCCCGGTGCCGGAATTCTGGCCGGCGTTGATTCCGCTTCTGCAATCCGGGCGGATTCGGCCGGAAGCGGTCTTCAGCCATCGGTTGGGCTTGAGCGAGGGGGCCGAAGCCTATCGCCGCTTTGACAAGCGGGAAGATGGTTTCATGAAGGTGCTTCTGGACCCGACGAGCTGA